The Euphorbia lathyris chromosome 3, ddEupLath1.1, whole genome shotgun sequence genome contains a region encoding:
- the LOC136224418 gene encoding fasciclin-like arabinogalactan protein 12, protein MKQQSLSSISLLLLFLHFTNSLAQLSPAAAPTQPPPAAPVKAPPAPPPALPPSTVQVQPSKGPLDVVKILGKASHFSVFVRLLKATQVDSELFLQLNNTNNGATILAPTDGAFSGLKVGTLNSLSDGDKIELVKFHVVPEVISTTQFETVSNPRRTLAGAGKRFALNVTTGNSMVNITTGLTNTTISGTVYADNRLAIYQIDNVLLPLDMFTPKTAAPAPSPSSLKAAPAPEKATNSSPATDTPVADPKGTSASSEGFCFSNNVVLLAAAMASAVLGF, encoded by the coding sequence ATGAAGCAACAATCACTCTCCTCTatctctcttctccttctcttcCTTCACTTCACAAACAGTTTAGCCCAATTATCACCAGCTGCAGCTCCAACACAACCTCCACCAGCTGCTCCGGTAAAGGCACCGCCCGCACCACCACCTGCACTACCACCGTCAACGGTGCAAGTACAGCCATCAAAAGGCCCTCTCGACGTCGTTAAGATCCTCGGAAAGGCAAGCCATTTTTCGGTGTTCGTACGCCTTCTCAAAGCTACACAAGTCGATTCTGAGCTGTTCTTGCAGCTCAACAACACCAACAATGGAGCAACAATTCTTGCTCCTACAGATGGAGCTTTTTCCGGACTAAAAGTAGGCACTTTGAACTCATTAAGTGATGGAGATAAGATTGAGTTGGTGAAATTCCATGTAGTCCCTGAAGTTATCTCAACTACACAGTTTGAGACAGTGAGCAATCCGAGAAGGACACTCGCCGGAGCCGGGAAAAGGTTTGCTCTTAACGTGACAACAGGAAATAGCATGGTGAATATAACTACAGGGTTGACCAATACAACTATTTCCGGCACGGTGTATGCTGATAATAGGCTTGCAATTTATCAGATTGACAATGTATTACTTCCACTTGACATGTTTACCCCTAAAACAGCTGCACCTGCACCTTCTCCTTCGTCTCTGAAGGCGGCTCCGGCGCCGGAAAAGGCCACGAATAGTAGTCCTGCTACAGATACTCCTGTTGCTGATCCTAAGGGTACCTCTGCATCATCAGAGGGTTTCTGTTTCAGTAACAATGTTGTGTTGCTTGCAGCTGCTATGGCTTCTGCAGTACTTGGATTTTAA
- the LOC136224419 gene encoding fasciclin-like arabinogalactan protein 12, with protein sequence MKQQSLSSFSLLFLFLYFTNTLAQLSPAAAPAQPLPSAPVKAPPAPPPALPPSTVQVQPSKGPLDVVKILGKASHFSVFVRLLKATQVDSELFLQLNNTNNGATILAPTDGAFSGLKVGTLNSLSDGDKIELVKFHVVPEAISTTQFETVSNPIRTLAGAGKRFALNVTTGNSMVNITTGLTNTTISGTVYADNRLAIYQIDNVLLPLDMFTPKTAAPAPSPSSLKAAPAPEKATNSTPDTDTPVTDPKNVSASEGFCFGNNVVLLAAAIASAVLGF encoded by the coding sequence ATGAAGCAACAAtcactctcctctttctctcttctctttctcttcctcTATTTCACAAACACTTTAGCCCAATTATCACCAGCTGCAGCTCCTGCACAACCTTTACCATCTGCTCCGGTAAAGGCACCGCCCGCACCACCACCTGCACTACCACCATCGACGGTGCAAGTTCAGCCATCAAAAGGCCCTCTCGACGTTGTTAAAATCCTCGGAAAGGCAAGCCATTTTTCAGTGTTCGTACGCCTTCTGAAAGCTACACAAGTCGATTCAGAGCTGTTCTTGCAGCTCAACAACACAAACAATGGAGCAACAATCTTGGCCCCGACTGACGGTGCATTCTCCGGCCTGAAAGTAGGCACCTTGAACTCATTAAGCGATGGAGATAAGATTGAGTTGGTGAAATTCCATGTAGTCCCTGAAGCTATCTCAACTACACAGTTTGAGACAGTGAGTAATCCGATAAGGACACTCGCCGGAGCCGGGAAAAGATTTGCTCTTAATGTGACAACAGGAAATAGCATGGTGAATATAACTACAGGATTGACTAATACAACTATTTCAGGAACAGTGTATGCTGATAATAGGCTTGCAATTTATCAGATTGACAATGTATTACTTCCACTTGACATGTTTACCCCTAAAACAGCTGCACCTGCACCTTCTCCTTCGTCTCTGAAGGCGGCTCCGGCGCCGGAAAAGGCCACGAATAGTACTCCTGATACAGACACTCCTGTTACTGATCCTAAGAATGTGTCTGCATCAGAGGGTTTTTGTTTCGGAAATAATGTGGTGTTGCTTGCAGCTGCTATTGCTTCTGCGGTACTTGGATTTTGA
- the LOC136224420 gene encoding fasciclin-like arabinogalactan protein 12, which yields MNFLSFSFLLITFLSFTNIQAQSPAAAPTKPKAKPPAHPPSPPSPPPPAATAPSPAMVPIQTSKGPLNVVKVLQKAGHFQFFVRLIKSTQEDIQLFSQLNDSSDGVTIFAPTDGAFSSIIKSGTLNSLSDQEKIKLVQFHIIPKFLSTSQFQYVSNPLKTLAGAGARLAFNVTTSDNLVNVTTGLTRTYVSGVVYTDGKVGIYQVDKVLLPMDLFAPKPPAPAPAPAKPKKEDGGEEAAASPAVVTKDTSGAVRRNDLVILSVIGMMGAILFM from the coding sequence atgaACTTCTTATCCTTCTCATTCCTCCTCATTACATTCCTCAGTTTCACCAACATTCAAGCCCAATCACCGGCGGCAGCTCCGACCAAACCTAAAGCCAAACCCCCGGCACATCCACCTTCTCCACCTTCCCCACCACCTCCAGCAGCCACTGCTCCGTCACCGGCAATGGTCCCAATCCAGACATCAAAAGGCCCTCTAAACGTCGTCAAAGTACTCCAAAAAGCCGGGCATTTCCAATTCTTTGTCCGGTTAATAAAATCAACACAAGAAGACATCCAATTATTCTCCCAGCTCAATGATTCAAGCGATGGAGTAACCATTTTCGCTCCGACAGACGGTGCATTTTCGAGCATCATTAAATCAGGGACACTTAACTCCTTATCCGACCAAGAAAAGATCAAACTAGTTCAGTTTCATATAATCCCAAAATTCCTGTCTACTTCACAGTTTCAGTACGTGAGTAATCCGTTGAAAACTTTGGCCGGAGCCGGAGCTAGATTGGCATTTAATGTAACAACAAGTGACAATTTAGTGAATGTGACAACTGGACTTACTCGTACTTATGTTTCAGGAGTTGTGTATACTGATGGTAAAGTTGGGATTTATCAAGTTGATAAGGTTTTGCTTCCGATGGACTTGTTTGCCCCTAAGCCTCCTGCTCCGGCACCGGCTCCGGCTAAGCCTAAAAAGGAAGATGGTGGGGAAGAAGCTGCTGCTAGTCCTGCTGTGGTGACAAAGGATACTTCTGGTGCAGTAAGAAGGAATGATTTGGTCATTTTAAGTGTAATTGGTATGATGGGTGCTATATTGTTTATGTGA